The window AAGGCGACGACATTTGCGGGCGACGTACAGGTACCGAAATCTGCAGTATCTAAAGGCAGCTTTACGGTCTGGGCCGAACCCGAAAACCCAGAGCCGCGTCAGGAATATGTGATTTACACCAAGATTAAGTTACCCGCAGGGACCACCGCCTACGACATGGACGACCTGAACGGTAACCTCACTGGCACTGATGGCTTTGCCATCCCTCTAGGCGGCCAGCGCAATGCATTTTGCACGTTCACCTTTTCGCCGAAACGCAACACGGCAACGATGACTACACAAGTGCCAGGGGCCAAGTCATCTGGCATCCGCGATACCATCACCATTGAGTCGCGGTTACTAGCCGAAGAGCAGCAGATCGAACTCGTCTTTGGCCAAATCGGTGTGAGGCTCGTCCAGAGTCACGGTGATTAGGAGTTTACTTACTTTTACCTAGGCTCGTCTTATAGTCGGCGAGTAGGCGCTTAAAGTTATCAGACCGCGCCCTGATTTCGGCAGCTGTCATCGATTTGAAATAAAGATTTTTGTCGCTATCGGGCGCCTTAGTCTTGGCCAGAGCCACTTGATCAAGGGCCTTGATCGCCAGGGTCAGAGCCTCAACCCGCAAGTCCCCGTATTCGCCGAATTCATCTGCCAGCTGCACACTGACAAAGGCGCAGGCGTGATAAATCTCCTGTTTGCAGTAAAATCGCGCGACAAACAGAATACTCTCAGCGATACGCCTTTTACCTTTAGCCACAAGGTCACGTGCCTTCTTGGCGTAATTGCTGTCGGGCATCCGTGCGATCAGCTCTTCCCACTCGGAGATCGCCTTTTGCGTAAACTCCTGTTCACGGTCGATCTCACTAGGCGCGTCTTCCCAGTAACTCTCGCCGATCCGGAAGTAGGCAAAATCTACCTGCGGATGATGAGGGTGCAACTTAACGAACTGCTCATAATCGAGAGCCGCCTCGGTGTAGTGACCGAGTTCAAATTGAGCGTTAGCGATCAGGAGCTCCGCCTCAGTGGCAAATTTACTGTAGGGAAATCGCGCCTTGAATTCTCCGAGGCGCTGGACCGCTATCTCGAAGTTCTCGTCATCGTAAGGCTCCTTGGCAATGCCGAACGATTTTTGCGGATCGTTAGGATCGAATTCCTTTTCGGAGCAAGCACTCGTGATTACTGCTAAAATACACATTAACATGGTTAGCAGCTGGGTTCTGCGCGGCATGACCACGACTCCTATGAGACGACTGGACTTCAAAAGGCCAACTGCCTTCCGATAACATCGACTGAATAGTGCTCACTGATCCTAGCACTCGGGGACACCTGACGGTAACCTACGTAAAGGCGTAACAGGTAATCAGGATCTGATCCACTCAATAACCAGATCGGTACATGAAGAGTCCCCTGACATTGCAACGAGAAAACGGTAAGGGCCTAGCCGCCGGCCACGGCCGCCGTAACTATTGGCTGGTGCTACTTGCGATCCTGCTGATCTCGCTGCTGATCCACCTGCTGTCCGTCATCAAGCTTGGAGGACATGGTCGTTCGCGCCCACGCGTGGCATCCGCCCCGTCCAGCTCCGTCAAGATCCGGGTGGTTGAGAAACCGCGGCGCCGCACCAAAACGGCACCTGACACCGAGCCGACGAAGCCGATTTTGGAGACACCGCAAACCCCAACGGCGCCCCCCACACAGTCCTCCTACCTAGGGTCGACGAATCATCAGACGCTAAAGGAGACCCGCGTCAACACGAAGCTCAAGCGTGAGCGAGCGGCCGATGCCGGCAATAAAGGCAGGCCCGATGCGGGCTCCCCTAAATCCAAAGAGACACCGCACGAGCCCACGCCGAACGAGAAACCGCAGACAGCCCAAGACCCAAGTACGAGTCAGATCCAACCTCAACTCGGCTCACTGGCAGTGGGGAGCTATCGTCGCAAGCCTCGTAACGCCTATGAGGCCTTACTACCCAGCGGACCAGCCGATCTTGCCGGCCAGATGAATGCCGGCTTTCAAGACTATGTCGATGAGCGCATTGCTGAGGGTGAGCGTATCGATATCAACACCTCTGAATATCGTTACATTGGCTATTTTACGAGTATGCGCAAAGCGATTGAGCTGGTCTGGAACTACCCCATGGATGCCGCCCGTAAGGGCGAACAGGGGGAAGTCGGTCTAGAGTTCGTCATCGCCAAAGACGGTCACGTGAGCCACGTGAAGTTGCTCCGATCTTCCGGGTTCGCTCTTCTGGACCAAGCCATCATCCAGGCCATCAAGCTAGCCTCCCCCTTTTCCCCTCTGCCAAACGGTATAGGTAAGAACCGACTCGTGGTCACAGGGTCGTTCCGCTACGTCTTGAACGGACTTTAAAAAACAACCTCCAATATATTGATATTACAGTTATAAGTATTAAATTGGGGGGAAAAACCTGTACTTTTTGCCACCCCTGGCTATACTCGGGGCCTTGTCGCGAGGGTCAAAGACACGGTACGCTTAGATTCTAAGCACCGCAATTCTTCCCCTTTTACCCTCCATCCGATGAAGGATCACCAAAGCTTGATGGCTTGGCGCAACATCGTTTATCCCTACGGCCTATTTGCTCTGATGGAGTTGAGTGGATGTGCCTCCCTTGCGACCGATCCCGACTTTGTCGGTCCGCCAGCATCTTATGCTCTCATTGAGCACGCCGCTTTTGCTGCAGAGAGCGACGATGCCAGTGACGAAGCCGCCGCGGGTAGTGCGACGGAGTCTGCCGTGGACACGTTCGCGCAGTCATTGGCGACACCCACGGATGACCAAGATCACGAAGACTTTGCCGACCTAGAAGCCCCGGATGACGAGGAGGCTGAAGAAGAGTCCATGGGCGCGGCCGAACCGGCAGACGCCGACCTCGAAGTGGCTGAGGAAGTGGCTGAGGTCGATGAACTTGAGGACGGCTTCTGCTCGGATGATATCTATGCCCAGTACCTCATGGATCGCTACCGCTCAGATAACGACGGCAAGCCCACACTTACGGCCGCCCCTAAAAGTTCGTCGCCGCGCCGATCAGCGCGCAGTCGTCGCAGACGGCACGATGATCTGCGCTACTACCGCAACCACTCTCGCTTTGCGGCACTTGCCTATGCTCATTCGGTCATGGTGGGTCCTACCTCACCGTATATGGGTGCCATACCCATAGTCGTGAACGACAAGGTAGATTTTTGGATCCACTACTTCAAGACCTCTGGCCGCGGTATGTTTATGCGCTGGCTGGTCCGTGGGGAATCCATAAAGCCACTTGTGCAGCCGATTCTGCAAGATAGCGGCGTACCGATGGAATTCTTTTACCTGGCTATGATCGAGTCTGGACTTAGCAATAGCGCCAACAGTAGGGCGCGCGCTATGGGCACTTGGCAATTCATGCGTGGGACGGCCAAGCTCTACGGTCTCAAGATCAACCACTGGGTGGACGAGCGCCGTGACCCGTTGAAATCCACTGTCGCTGCAGCTCGCTACCTCAAAGAGCTCTATAGCGACCTTGGTGACTGGTATTTGGCTATGGCCGCTTATAACGCCGGCCCTGGACGTGTCCGGCGGGCCATGCGGCTGAGTGGTAGCAGCGACTTCTGGAAACTGTGTGAAACAAGAGACCTCGCCAAGGAAACTAAAGAGTATGTCCCCAAGGTATTGGCCGCGGTGCTCCTCGCAGCTGATCCGGAAGCGCACGGGTTTAATGTGCAGGCGACCGAAGCTCCCGAAGTCGCAGACGCTACCGTAATCATCAAGAAACCGGTACGGCTAGACGAGCTCGCAGGGCGACTCGGAGTGTCGCTCAAAACGTTACGCAGCTGGAACCCCGAGCTCCTACGCAACATGACTCCACCCGCCCACGGCGGTTATGTGTTACGGCTCAGCTCAAATTATCTGGACCGTTATCAGCAGCTCGCTCCCCGCCTGGCCGAGGCGAGCGTCCAAGGACTCGGTGTACACACGGTACGTAGCGGCGATACATTCAGTCAAATTGCTCACAAGTACGGCATCGAAGTCCGCCAACTCATGGAACTTAACCCCGAGGTCGCGGCCAACAGACTGAAGCCAGGTAGTAGTATTGTCGTGCCTGCAGCCGCTACAGCTTCGACCTCAATCCGTGCTAGTCGAAGTGGCGTCCTTTGAGTCGCGTGAGATTCCAGTGGCACAGCGAGACTCGTATGCTATCGTCGAGGTGATCTTGAGGATGGGTGCACGTTATGTTCCAACGCGACTTATTCACGCTTGACCGGCTCTTTTGCCCTGGTCCTACGCCAGTGCCAAAATCAGTCGCGCAAGCAATGTCTGAGACCTCCATCTACCATCGCAGCGATGAGTTCTATAAGGTGTTCCGGCGGTGCACTGATAGGCTAGCGCCCATATTTGGTACGACGACCTTGCCGCTGATTCTCACAGCGTCTGGCTCAGGAGCCATGGAGTCGGTGCTCGTCAGTTTGACCGATGTTGGTGACGAGGTGGTCGTCATTAACGGCGGTAAATTTGGCGAGCGGTGGGAAAAATTGGCCAAGGCCTTTAAGTGTTCCACCGAAGTGGTGGCAGTACCGTGGGGTCAGGCACCAACGGCGCAGGCTATACTGGCGGCGGTGTCACGGCAGACCAACACCAAGGCTATCTTCCTGCAGGCTAATGAGACCTCAACAGGCGCTTACTATAAAATTGACTCTTTAGTGAAGGAGCTACGTCAGTCGTTCAAGGGTCTGATTTGCGTCGATGCGATCTCATCGCTTATTGCGCACCCGATGAAGATGGACGAATGGGCTATCGACGCTGTTGTGTCGGGCAGCCAAAAAGGCTTTGGACTCCCTCCTGGATTGGCCTTCGCCGCTCTATCCGAACGCGCCTGGGGTCAACTTTCGCAGCGTCCGCGTTTTTATTTTGACTTAGAGAAGGAGCGCAAGGGCCAGGCCGAGGGGCGTTCAGCCTGGACACCGGCCGCAAGTCTGGTATTTGCTCTGGACGCGGCCCTCCAAGAGATCCACGAGGTTGGGATAGACCGCGTCCTTGCTCACCATGCCACGTTAGCTAGGGCAGCTCGCGCAGCCACTACGGCGATGGGACTCGAGTTGTTTGCGGTGAGCGCACCGTCCAACACTCTGACCTCCATCACGGTGCCGGACGGCGTCGATGGCCAGCGCTTACTCAAGCGTCTTCGGCAGCGCTTTGGCATGTTCTTCGCCGGGGGGCAGGACGAACTCAAGGGTAAGATTGTGCGCTTTTCGCACTTAGGCTTTGTCAGTCGCTTCGATTTAATCGATGGCGTCGCTGCTCTGGAATTTGCCCTGCGCGAGGAGGGTTTCCACCTCGATTTGGGCGACGGGGTTAAAGCTGCCATGCAGATTTTGGCCTCGAGCCACTGAAACCATAACGACCAATTTCTGACGATATACCGCCGTGACGAAAGTCGTCGCGGGTGGTAAGGTTTCCGACGCAATTAGACGGAGGTAGAGCTCTTGAAGATCCTCGTATTACTGAAGCAGACTCCAGACACCGAGTCCAAGATCCAGATCAGCGCCGATGGCAGCAAGATTGAGACAGCTGCCCTCAAGTACATCATCAATCCTTACGATGAGTTTGCGATTGAAGAGGCGCTCAAAATTAAAGAGAAGGCGGGCAGCGGCGAAGTCGTGATCGCTAGCTTTGCCGGTGATTCAGCTAAGGAGCTGATCGTCAAGGGGTTGGCCATGGGTGGTGACCGCGGCCTTTTGGTCAGCGCCGACGGCCTAGACGGCTTAGATTCCTTGAGCGTGGCCAAGATCCTGGCGGCCGCTGTCAAAGCGGAAAATCCAGATTTAGTCCTGGTCGGCAAACAGGCTATCGACGACGACAACATGCATGTCGGCGTGATGTTGGCAGAGTTGCTTAAATGGCCTCATGTCAATGTGGTGACCAAACTCACACTAAACGGCAAGACAGCGGTGGCTGAACGCGAGGTGGAAGGCGGTCAGGTTGAGGTATACGAATTAGAGTTACCGGCAGTGATCGGCGCGCAGAAAGCGCTCAATACGCCTCGCTACGCTTCTCTTCCAGGGATCATGAAAGCGAAAAAGAAGCCCCTCGACACTAAGAAACCGAGCGACTACGGCGTTGATGCTGCCGCGCTGAAGGCCGCTCCCAAAGCTGTCGTCCGTGGTTTCACGCCGCCACCCGAGAAGCCGGCGGGCAAGGTCTTCAAAGGCGAAGACGTTGCCGTCATGGTGGACAAGGTTGTGAAGCTGCTGCGTGAAGAAGCCAAAGTGATCTAAGGGGGACACACATGAAAGTTTTAGTATTCGTAGAACAACGTGGCGGTAAGAGTAAATCTTCGGCGTTGGAAGCTCTCAGTGTCGGTGCCCGTCTGGCTGGCAGCACTGCAGATCTAGCCGCTGTGGTCGTTGGTAAGGGAGTTGAAGGCATCGCCGGTTCGCTCAAGGGCTACGGTGCAGACACGGTCTACGTCGTAGATCAGGCGGCTTTTGATCTCTACAATCCTGTCGCTTACGCGGCAGCAGTTGAGGCTGCCATCAAGGCTCACGGTGCCAAGGTCGTCGTCGGACTGGCTGCACCAATGACACGGGATTTATTCCCAAGGTTGGCAGCGCGCTTCGACGGCGGCATTCTGACGGATGTCACCGCAGTTGAGTTAGCTGGGAGCAATCTACAGGGTGTCAAACCGATGTACGCCGGTAAAGTGCTGGCTAAAGTCGAGACCCAAAACGCGCCTGTCCAATTCGTATCGGTACGTCCCAACACCTTCAAAGCCGAAAATAAAGGCACCGGTAACGCGGCGCTATCCAAACTCGACGTTGCAGCTCCCGCTGATAGCCGCATCAAAACGTTGGAAGTCCGCAAGGGTGCTAGCGAGCGACCCGACTTGACCGAGGCACCACTGATCGTATCGGGTGGTCGCGCTATGGGCAGCTCCGACAACTTCAAGATTTTGAACGAACTTGCTGACGTCATCCATGCAACCGTCGGTGCTTCACGAGCGGCAGTGGACTCTGGTTATGCAAGCCACGATATGCAGGTCGGTCAGACCGGTAAGACGGTTAACCCGAATGTTTACATCGCGTGCGGCATCAGCGGGTCCATTCAGCACATGGCTGGCATGCGCACCTCTAAAGTCATCGTCGCAGTCAATACCGATCCTGAAGCGCCAATCTTTAAGGTTGCCAACTACGGGATCGTCGCCGACCTCTTCCAAGCGGTGCCAGTGTTTACCCAGAAGTTCAAGGCC of the Deltaproteobacteria bacterium genome contains:
- a CDS encoding alanine--glyoxylate aminotransferase family protein, which gives rise to MFQRDLFTLDRLFCPGPTPVPKSVAQAMSETSIYHRSDEFYKVFRRCTDRLAPIFGTTTLPLILTASGSGAMESVLVSLTDVGDEVVVINGGKFGERWEKLAKAFKCSTEVVAVPWGQAPTAQAILAAVSRQTNTKAIFLQANETSTGAYYKIDSLVKELRQSFKGLICVDAISSLIAHPMKMDEWAIDAVVSGSQKGFGLPPGLAFAALSERAWGQLSQRPRFYFDLEKERKGQAEGRSAWTPAASLVFALDAALQEIHEVGIDRVLAHHATLARAARAATTAMGLELFAVSAPSNTLTSITVPDGVDGQRLLKRLRQRFGMFFAGGQDELKGKIVRFSHLGFVSRFDLIDGVAALEFALREEGFHLDLGDGVKAAMQILASSH
- a CDS encoding electron transfer flavoprotein subunit beta/FixA family protein, with the protein product MKILVLLKQTPDTESKIQISADGSKIETAALKYIINPYDEFAIEEALKIKEKAGSGEVVIASFAGDSAKELIVKGLAMGGDRGLLVSADGLDGLDSLSVAKILAAAVKAENPDLVLVGKQAIDDDNMHVGVMLAELLKWPHVNVVTKLTLNGKTAVAEREVEGGQVEVYELELPAVIGAQKALNTPRYASLPGIMKAKKKPLDTKKPSDYGVDAAALKAAPKAVVRGFTPPPEKPAGKVFKGEDVAVMVDKVVKLLREEAKVI
- a CDS encoding LysM peptidoglycan-binding domain-containing protein; this encodes MKDHQSLMAWRNIVYPYGLFALMELSGCASLATDPDFVGPPASYALIEHAAFAAESDDASDEAAAGSATESAVDTFAQSLATPTDDQDHEDFADLEAPDDEEAEEESMGAAEPADADLEVAEEVAEVDELEDGFCSDDIYAQYLMDRYRSDNDGKPTLTAAPKSSSPRRSARSRRRRHDDLRYYRNHSRFAALAYAHSVMVGPTSPYMGAIPIVVNDKVDFWIHYFKTSGRGMFMRWLVRGESIKPLVQPILQDSGVPMEFFYLAMIESGLSNSANSRARAMGTWQFMRGTAKLYGLKINHWVDERRDPLKSTVAAARYLKELYSDLGDWYLAMAAYNAGPGRVRRAMRLSGSSDFWKLCETRDLAKETKEYVPKVLAAVLLAADPEAHGFNVQATEAPEVADATVIIKKPVRLDELAGRLGVSLKTLRSWNPELLRNMTPPAHGGYVLRLSSNYLDRYQQLAPRLAEASVQGLGVHTVRSGDTFSQIAHKYGIEVRQLMELNPEVAANRLKPGSSIVVPAAATASTSIRASRSGVL
- the bamD gene encoding outer membrane protein assembly factor BamD, producing the protein MPRRTQLLTMLMCILAVITSACSEKEFDPNDPQKSFGIAKEPYDDENFEIAVQRLGEFKARFPYSKFATEAELLIANAQFELGHYTEAALDYEQFVKLHPHHPQVDFAYFRIGESYWEDAPSEIDREQEFTQKAISEWEELIARMPDSNYAKKARDLVAKGKRRIAESILFVARFYCKQEIYHACAFVSVQLADEFGEYGDLRVEALTLAIKALDQVALAKTKAPDSDKNLYFKSMTAAEIRARSDNFKRLLADYKTSLGKSK
- a CDS encoding electron transfer flavoprotein subunit alpha/FixB family protein translates to MKVLVFVEQRGGKSKSSALEALSVGARLAGSTADLAAVVVGKGVEGIAGSLKGYGADTVYVVDQAAFDLYNPVAYAAAVEAAIKAHGAKVVVGLAAPMTRDLFPRLAARFDGGILTDVTAVELAGSNLQGVKPMYAGKVLAKVETQNAPVQFVSVRPNTFKAENKGTGNAALSKLDVAAPADSRIKTLEVRKGASERPDLTEAPLIVSGGRAMGSSDNFKILNELADVIHATVGASRAAVDSGYASHDMQVGQTGKTVNPNVYIACGISGSIQHMAGMRTSKVIVAVNTDPEAPIFKVANYGIVADLFQAVPVFTQKFKALLEK
- a CDS encoding energy transducer TonB, translating into MKSPLTLQRENGKGLAAGHGRRNYWLVLLAILLISLLIHLLSVIKLGGHGRSRPRVASAPSSSVKIRVVEKPRRRTKTAPDTEPTKPILETPQTPTAPPTQSSYLGSTNHQTLKETRVNTKLKRERAADAGNKGRPDAGSPKSKETPHEPTPNEKPQTAQDPSTSQIQPQLGSLAVGSYRRKPRNAYEALLPSGPADLAGQMNAGFQDYVDERIAEGERIDINTSEYRYIGYFTSMRKAIELVWNYPMDAARKGEQGEVGLEFVIAKDGHVSHVKLLRSSGFALLDQAIIQAIKLASPFSPLPNGIGKNRLVVTGSFRYVLNGL